One genomic segment of Hordeum vulgare subsp. vulgare chromosome 2H, MorexV3_pseudomolecules_assembly, whole genome shotgun sequence includes these proteins:
- the LOC123427728 gene encoding protein Brevis radix-like 2, producing MLACIACSAKEGGEDGSRAAATPAVRSLTSQLKDMVLKFSGSSKHYKGAAAGSPSFRSYRRPYPGFVDDTTYTSTGRPACDAGAYARTTAAAASGSARAASSATWDMTGRGWPGVDEEDGGEIVAAGVDAAVPREWMAQVEPGVQITFVTLPGGGNDLKRIRFSREMFNKWEAQRWWGENYDRIVELYNVQTFSGRQQGASTPTSSVDDSLLRDSSYSLGGSTRESPVVAMPSSSSKDPMPRSVSCKAMMPPPAGPYGAGPSTRAAYYPSAAAVPDPSDHVWAHHFNMLNSVAAGGHSSYDPSRATTSSRDEASVSISNVSDMEATEWIEQDEPGVCLTIRELGDGTRELRRVRFSRERFGEDRAKVWWEQNRDRIQAQYL from the exons ATGTTGGCCTGCATCGCGTGCTCCGCGAAGGAAGGCGGGGAGGACGGCTCCCGTGCCGCGGCCACGCCGGCCGTCCGGTCGCTCACCTCACAG CTCAAGGACATGGTGCTCAAGTTCTCGGGCTCCAGCAAGCATTACAAGGGGGCGGCCGCCGGGAGCCCTTCTTTCAGGAGCTACCGGCGTCCCTACCCGGGCTTCGTTGACGACACTACCTACACGTCGACGGGCAGGCCCGCGTGCGACGCCGGCGCGTACGCGAGGACTACTGCAGCCGCTGCGAGCGGGAGCGCACGGGCAGCTTCGTCGGCGACGTGGGACATGACCGGCCGCGGATGGCCGGGTGttgacgaggaggacggcggcgagaTCGTCGCCGCTGGGGTGGATGCGGCCGTGCCTAGGGAGTGGATGGCGCAGGTGGAGCCCGGCGTCCAGATCACCTTCGTCACGCTCCCCGGGGGCGGCAACGACCTCAAGCGCATCCGCTTCAG CCGTGAGATGTTTAACAAGTGGGAGGCGCAGCGGTGGTGGGGAGAGAACTACGACCGCATCGTGGAGCTGTACAACGTGCAGACCTTCAGCGGCCGGCAGCAGGGGGCCTCCACTCCGACGTCCTCCGTCGACGACTCGCTTCTG AGAGATTCGTCCTATTCCCTGGGCGGCTCCACGCGGGAGAGCCCGGTAGTCGCCATGCCATCGTCGTCGAGCAAAGACCCCATGCCCCGGAGCGTGTCGTGCAAGGCGATGATGCCGCCGCCGGCGGGGCCTTACGGGGCGGGGCCATCCACCAGGGCGGCCTACTACCCGTCCGCGGCGGCCGTGCCCGACCCGTCCGACCACGTCTGGGCGCACCACTTCAACATGCTCAACTCCGTGGCGGCCGGCGGGCATTCCTCCTACGACCCGTcgcgcgccaccacctcctcccgcgACGAGGCCTCCGTGTCTATCAGCAACGTCAGCGACATGGAGGCGACGGAGTGGATCGAGCAGGACGAGCCCGGCGTCTGCCTCACCATCCGTGAGCTCGGCGACGGCACCCGCGAGCTCCGCCGCGTCCGGTTCAG CCGGGAGAGGTTTGGCGAGGACAGGGCAAAGGTGTGGTGGGAGCAGAACAGAGACAGAATACAGGCGCAGTATCTGTAG